Proteins encoded together in one Chryseobacterium sp. G0201 window:
- a CDS encoding GH3 auxin-responsive promoter family protein, whose amino-acid sequence MLNFLKKNIALSWAKKHVRKAEEFKKNAQKNQEDLLLSLIETAKKTLFGREHDFENIKSIKEFQERVSVADYEDLKPYIERVKKGQANILWTETPEYFAKTSGTTSGSKYIPISKEGMPFQIAGAQSALFHYIAQKNNADFVKGKMIFLQGSPELEEVFGIKTGRLSGIVAHHIPKYLQKNRLPSWETNIMEDWEAKVEKIVEETEKENMTLISGIPPWLIMYFEKLIERNGKKIKQLFPNLQLIVTGGVNYEPYRDKMEELLGGKVDIIQTFPASEGFFAFQDDYTKEGLLLLTNHGIFYEFIPLEEYGKSNAKRLTLKEIQLNKDYALILTTNSGLWAYSIGDVVRFIDKNPHRILVSGRTKHFTSAFGEHVIAFEVEEALKATLEKYPAQITEFHLAPQVNPAEGLPYHEWFIEFEKEPKNLEIFKNELDDQLRKRNTYYDDLISGNILQKLYISNLKKNAFHEYAKSQGKLGGQNKTPRLANDRKIADLLEIYKF is encoded by the coding sequence ATGTTAAACTTCCTAAAGAAAAATATAGCACTGTCTTGGGCCAAAAAGCACGTCCGAAAGGCTGAAGAATTCAAGAAAAATGCACAAAAAAACCAAGAAGATTTGCTTTTATCTTTAATAGAAACAGCCAAAAAGACGCTGTTTGGAAGAGAGCATGATTTTGAAAACATCAAGTCTATTAAAGAATTTCAGGAAAGAGTTTCTGTTGCAGATTATGAAGATCTTAAACCTTACATCGAAAGAGTAAAAAAAGGTCAGGCCAATATTTTATGGACAGAGACTCCGGAATATTTCGCAAAAACTTCCGGAACAACTTCAGGCTCAAAATACATTCCTATTTCTAAAGAAGGAATGCCGTTTCAAATTGCCGGAGCTCAAAGCGCGTTATTCCATTATATTGCTCAGAAAAACAACGCCGATTTTGTAAAAGGAAAAATGATCTTTTTACAGGGAAGTCCGGAATTGGAAGAAGTTTTCGGTATAAAAACAGGAAGACTTTCAGGAATTGTGGCTCATCACATTCCAAAATACCTTCAAAAAAACCGTCTGCCAAGTTGGGAAACCAATATTATGGAAGACTGGGAAGCCAAAGTTGAAAAAATCGTTGAGGAAACCGAAAAAGAAAACATGACTTTGATTTCGGGAATTCCGCCTTGGCTGATCATGTATTTTGAAAAATTAATTGAAAGAAACGGTAAAAAGATCAAACAGCTTTTCCCGAATCTTCAACTTATCGTTACGGGTGGAGTAAATTATGAGCCTTATCGCGACAAAATGGAAGAATTATTGGGTGGGAAAGTTGATATCATTCAAACATTTCCAGCTTCGGAAGGATTTTTTGCGTTTCAGGACGATTATACAAAAGAAGGATTGCTACTTTTAACCAATCATGGGATTTTCTATGAATTTATTCCTTTGGAAGAATATGGAAAATCTAACGCAAAAAGATTAACCTTAAAAGAGATTCAACTTAATAAAGATTACGCTTTAATTTTAACAACAAATTCAGGTTTGTGGGCATATTCTATTGGTGATGTGGTAAGATTTATTGATAAAAATCCACATAGAATTTTAGTAAGTGGAAGAACGAAACATTTCACCTCAGCTTTCGGGGAACATGTGATCGCTTTTGAAGTTGAAGAAGCTCTTAAAGCAACTTTAGAAAAATATCCCGCTCAGATTACAGAATTTCATCTTGCTCCACAAGTGAATCCCGCGGAAGGACTTCCCTATCATGAATGGTTCATAGAATTTGAAAAAGAGCCGAAAAATTTAGAGATATTTAAAAATGAACTTGATGATCAGCTCAGAAAACGCAATACGTATTATGATGATCTGATCTCCGGAAATATTCTTCAAAAACTTTATATCAGCAACTTAAAAAAGAATGCTTTTCATGAATATGCAAAATCTCAGGGGAAATTGGGCGGACAAAATAAAACTCCAAGACTGGCAAATGACAGAAAAATCGCAGATTTATTAGAAATCTATAAATTTTAA